CAGGTGTTCACTTATAAACTCTATACGATAATCATCTTCTATTCTTCCATTTACTTTGAACTTATCTTCTCCCTCTACTCCCATTCCATTTTCTGATATAAAGAACGGAATGTTTTTATAGTTATCTCTAATGTTTATAGATAAATCATATATACCTTTTTCATATATTTCCCATCCCCTATGAGGATTTATCTTTTTACCTGGCATATCATAAAAATCAAAGAATGATTCTGGGGTAAGTATTTCTTCTTTAACTTTACTTTCTTTTGCTTTAACTCTTCTTGGTTGATAATAATTTACACCTAGTAAATCTACTGTATTATTTTTTATTATCTCTATATCTTCTTTTTTATATATAGGCATTAAATTCTGTTGTTTTACAAATTCTATTAATTCCCCAGGAAATTCTCCATGTACTGATGGGTCTAAGAAAGAACGATTTAAAATCAAATCAGCTATATTAGATGCTTCTAAATCTTCTTTACTATTACTTCTTGGATAGGATGGAGTCAAGTTAATTATTATACCTATCTGTCCATCTAAATTTAATTTTTTATATTCACTTATAGCTAATGTACTAGATAACATTATATGATATCCGACTTGCACAGCTCTTTTAAAATCAACTATAGCTGGATAATGATGGACTCCTAAGTATCCAAACTCTACTGGTACTATAGGTTCATTGTGTGTAAACCACTTTTTAACTCTATCTCCAAATAGCTCAAAACACGTTTTAGCATAATGTTGATAATACATTACTACTTCTCTATTTTCCCATCCTCCTATTTCTTGTAAATACATTGGCATATCAAAGTGGAATAAGTTTATAAAAGGTTCTATGTTATTTTCTAACATTGTGTTTATAACGTCATTATAAAAATCTACTGCTTTTTGATTTATACTTTTATCAGCTTTTATAAGTCTTGACCAACTTATAGAAAATCTAAATGAATTGTGACCAAGCTCCTTCATTAAAGCTATATCTTCTTTATATTTATAATAAAAATTACTAGTATCTTTAGGACCTATATTATTATAAAACTTCTCTGGTTCAACTTCATACCAATAATCCCATATATTTTGTTCTTTTCCATCTACATTATAAGCACCTTCCATTTGTGTAGCAGAAGATGCACTTCCCCACCAAAAATCTGTTGGAAATTTATAATTCATATTTTTTCTCCCATACAAGTTTATTTTTTTACTTTTATACCACAATAATCAAGTACTAATTCACAAAACATCATGTTTGCCCAAGAGAACCAATCTCTTGTAAACTTATTTGGATCATCTGGATGGAATCCTTCGTGCATTAAATATGTTCCTGCATCTGTGTTTTTCATTATTTCTAATAATTCTCTCTTCTTATATACATCATTAGTAGTTAGCCCTTGCATTGCAAGTGATATATGCCATATATATCCTTCTGGAGTATGAGGACTTCCAACACCTGATGCATATTTTCCAATATGGAACTCTGGATTCTCTGTACTTAATATAAAGTTTCTCGTATTTATATATTTTTCATCATTTAAATCTGTGTATCCTAAATATGGAATTGCTAGTAAACTAGGTAAATTAGCATCATCCATTAAATTGTAGTTGCCAAGCCCATCTACTTCATATGCATATATTTCTCCACATCTTGGATGATTATATACAGCATGTTTTTGTATTCCTTCATTTATTTCATCTCTTAAATTTCTTGCTTTTTTAGCTAATTCTTCATCATTTAATAATTCTCTAGCAATTTCATCAACGTAGTTTAATACGACAACAGCAAACATATTAGATGGTACTAGGTAACTATAAGTACAAGCATCATCACTTGGTCTAAATCCACACCATGTCATTTTAGTTACCTTATGTACTGGTCCTTTTCCACTTCTAGCTAATGTATCTAGTTGACGACAATCTAATCTTTCAAAATTATATGGTGAATTTTCTTCATGATTTTGTTCTACTTTCCATAAGTCTATTATTGTATTTACAGCTTTTTTGAATGTATCATTAAAATGTGAAGTTCTTCCTGTATTTTTGTATAATAAATAGCTTAATTGTATTGGGAAACACAATGAATCTATCTCATACTTTCTTTCCCATACGTCAGGTTTCATATCTGTCAAGTCAGTTTGATGTCCTGCACCATTAGCTTCTTCATTAAAAGCATTTGCATATGGATCTACTAATATATATCTAAATTGTCTTTCAACTAATCCTTCTATCATATCTGCTATTTCATTGTCTTCATTAGCTAGTACTAAGTATGGCCTAACTTGGCAAACAGAATCTCTTAGCCACATAGCTGGTATATCCCCTGTTAAAACATATGATGTTTTGTCTTCCATTCTTTTTATAGTTGTATTTATTGTATTTAGGAAACATTTCTCGAACATATCTCCTATTTTTTTATCGTCTTTAAAATTTTCTTTTACCGTATTTATTAACCTATCTATCGATGTGTACATAATCTTTCCCCTTTATAGTTTTTAAGTTTACTACCTATAAAAATTCTCCTTATAAGTAAAATAGTAAAGGTATTCTACTACCTTTAGTAGAAGAATACCTTTAATTTAAGTTATTTTAAAATTATTTTTGCTCAGCCATCCACTTGTCATATTGACTTTGTAATTCTTTCATAACATTGTCAATTCCAGCAGCTTTTAATTTGTCATTTAATTGTCCTAAATATTTATCAGTATCAACAGATCCTGTAAATAATGGAGCCTTAAATTCTTGAACTATATTAGATATAGTAGCTATTTCTGTACTTATATTTGATGTATCTGCGTAGAATCCTAATGTAGGAGAAGCTACTGCTTGAGAGTTAAACTTTTCATATTGTTCTATTCTATCTTTTGGGTCAGTATCATAGTTCTTAGTTAAGAATACATTTCCTAAAGCCCAAGATGGCATACTATATTTTTGTGCATCTTCAGTTTTTGTTATAGTTCCATCTTCATTAGTTGTATAGTGAACATCTTCTATACCTCTATCAATTAAGTTTCTTAAGTATTCATCAGTATTTAATAAATTTAAGAATTCCATTGCCTTTTCTGGATTTTTAGATGCAGCTGATATTGACATTACAGAACCTGTAACTGAATTGTTTATAGTTAAAGGATCGTGTGATGGACTATATCCAACATCATATTTTGCATTAGAAGACCACATTTCTATTGCACCTGGTGCATATTGCTCTTTTCTAACAAACCAGTTTTCAACACTCATTTCATGTGGATCTGTATCTGTTGCAGCTTGTGAATGTATGTATCCTTTTTGGTAGAATCTTCTTAATGTATCTAAAGTACTTTTAACATCTTTTTGTTCGTATATATTTACTATCTTAGCAGTGTCACCTTCTAAATTTATACCAAATGGTAAATTTTCTCCTAATAAATAATCATATGGCATATATGGGAAGAATCCTGCCCCAGCTGCCATTGGCATTTTTAAGTCTGGGAATTTAGCTTTTACTTTTTCTAATATTGGCTCTAAGTCTTCTAAAGTCTTAGCATTTTCCATATCTTCTAACACTCCAGCCTCTTCTGCCATTCTTTTATTATAAGTCCATCCCATTTGTTGACCTACTTCTTTATTTGCTGGTATTCCATATAATTTTCCATTTATAGTAGCTCCCTCTAAGAATAGTGGATTTATAGTTTCTTTTAATTCTTTTCCACTGCTTTCTAATAAATCACTTAATTCTAAGTAAGCTCCTTTTTGAGCATTTAATGCATAATCACTTGCAAAGCATATATCAAATGGTTCCCCAGAAGAAGTTATAACTTGCATCTTTTGACCATAATCACCCCAGTCTACCATTCTTAAATCTAATGTAACTCCTATTTTCTCAGCTGTATATTTATTTACTTCTTCCATAACCTTATCTTGGTCTGGTTGAGGAGTACCTATCATATACCATATTAATTCAGTTGTACCCTTACTATCATTTGCTGAACCAGAAGCCGAATCCTTATTTGTACTTGAACATCCAGTAAGTATAGTAGAAGATGCTATTGTCATTACTAAAAATAAGCTTGATAATTTTTTAAATTTCATTTATTAATCCCCCTAATTAATTATATAAAATGTTTAAAATATATATTAATATATATTTACTCTTTTACTCCTCCAATTGTCAGTCCACTTATAAAGTACTTTTGGAAGAATGGATAAGTGCATGCTATAGGAAGTGTTGATACAACTACCATTGCCATTCTAACAGATTCCTGTGGAAGTGCATTCATAACTTCTCCACTTAGCATTGCATTTTGTCTTATAAATTCCATATTCTTTTCTATCTTCATTAACATATGTTGAAGTGGTACTAGGTTTTGATAATCAATATATAGCATTGCATTAAACCAGTCATTCCAGTATGCTAATGTAGAAAATAAAGCTATTGTTGCTATACCTGGAATAGCTAGTGGTATAACTATTTTTGTAAATATTCTAAATTCGCTTGCTCCATCTATTCTAGCAGACTCTATTATTGAATCTGGAACAGATTTTTGGAAGAAGGTTCTCATTACAATTATATTGAATGAGTTAAATGCTAAAGGTAATATCAGCGCCCAAATAGTATTTTTAAGTCCTAATACTTGAGTCATTACTATGTATGAAGGTACCATACCTCCACCAAATAGCATTGTAAAGAATACTAAAAATGTAAATTGTCTACGATATTTAAATCCTTTTCTAGATATTGCATAAGCATAACTTGATACCATACTTACGTTTATTATAGTACCTAATATAGTTACTACTATAGTTACCATATATGATTGTGCTAATGCTCCACCTGACTGAAGCAAATACTTATAAGCATCTAAGCTCCATTCCTTTGGAAATATTGAGTATCCATGTTCTAATAATGACTGTTCTGATGTTAAAGAGATAATTATTACAAATATAAATGGAAATACACAAGCTATTGCAGATACTGCAAGTATTATGTTTGCTATTATATTTGTTATACCTGTAAAACCTTCATTATATGCTTTTTTCTTTTTCTTTGTAAATGTTTTATTTTTAGTTTTTATTTCCTGTATTTTAGCTTCCATATAATCGGCTACTTAGCCTTCCTCCTTCCTTATTTAGAATAAACCGTATTCTGGATCTATTTTTTTAACTATATAGTTTGTTATCATAATTAATACAAATCCTACTACTGATTGATATAAACCTGCTGCTGTACTCATTCCTATGTTACCCATATTCATAAGACCTTTATAGATATATGTATCTATTACATCTGTAACTGGATATAATATTGCTGAGTTTCTTGGTACTTGATAGAATAATCCAAAGTCTGATCTGAATATTCCCCCTATAGCCATTATTGTAAGTACTATCATTAATGGCACTAATAACGGTATTGTTATATTCTTTATTTGTTGCCATTTGCTAGCTCCATCTATTGTAGCTGCTTCATAGTAACTTTTATCAATTCCTACTATTGCCGCTAGATATACGATACTTCCATATCCCACACCTTTCCATACATTCATAAATACTAATATGAAAGGCCAATATTTTGCTTCACTATACCACTGCACAGGTTCTATTCCAAATGCACCTAACATAGAGTTTATCATACCTTTGTCTGCACTTAAGAAACTAAACACAAAATAGCTTACTATAACCCATGATAAGAAGTGTGGGAATAACATACCTGTTTGATATAACTTTCCTAATCTCTTATTTGCTATTTGACTAAGTACTATTGCTACGAAAACTGCAGCTACAAGCCCTAAGACTATAAAGATTAAGTTATAAACAACTGTATTTCGAGTTATACGAAATGCGTCTCCGCTATCAAATAAAAATTTAAAGTTATCAAATCCTACCCATTCACTATTAATTAAACTTTGTATAAATCCACCAGGGCTTATTTTAAAGTTTTTAAAAGCTAATACTTGGCCAAACATTGGTAAATATGAGAATATTAATAGCCATATAGTACCTGGTAAAACCATTAGCAACCATGCTCTGTTTTTCCAGATGTCTTTAAAAAATTTCTTCATCTATGCCTCTCCCCTTTCTATACTTATATTTTATCATCAGGCAAACATTTTCTAAAGTTCACTATTATTAGATTAGCAACACTAATTTTATTATTACGTAACGTTTTCCTTTTGAATTAAAATTTAAATAACAAAAAAAGTAGCATAAGCTACTTTTGTCTTACTTTTTATAAATTTAGCTTTCTCCACTCACTTGGAGTAATTCCAACTATACTTTTGAACTTTCTATAGAAATAATTTTTATTAGAATATCCAACTAATTCACCTATTTCACTTGCTTTTAAACTGGTATTTACTAATAAATCCTTTGCTTTGTTTATTCTAAAATTATTTATATAATCAGAAAAAAGTATCCCTATTTCCTTTTGGAATAATTGCCCTAAGTATATGGAATTTATATTTAGACTGTCACTGATTTCCTTTAAGTTTAAATCTTTTTGATAATTTTTTTCTATATGATCTAAAAGCTTTATTATTACAGGGCTTATACTTTCTTGGGTATTTTCTAGCTTAGTCTGCATAAATTTTATCATATTTATAAGCTCTAATTGAATTTCATCAATAGTATTTTTATTTATAGCATTTTCTAAATATATACTTAAATTTTTCATAAGCTTTGATTCATTAATATAGTTATATACATTTAAAAATACTTCTAAAGCTTTGGCTTTTATTTTTTTAGGATTTAAATCATCTTCTTTTAATTTATTAAATTTTGATTCTATATATAAAGATGCATTAGCAAAATCTTTATTTATTAATAAAGATTTTAAATCTTCAAAGTCTACATCTATATCTATATTTTTGTTATTTTTTTCTTTATATTCCTTTATCCAAGATATATTAGGATAAATTATTTTGTATTCACTTATATCTTTGGCACTTTCATAACTTGTATTTATATATTCTAAGTCTTTTATTACTTGTCCTAAACTTATATATACAATATCATTTATTAAATCTATTATTTGATTTTTAATATTAGTAAGTTCTTCTATATACTCATCATTAAACTTACCATCAATTATAAATACAGCTTTAGATTTATTCTCTATGCAATATAAATATTTTTTCATATCTGGTATTGCTTTTAGTACTTTATGTATATCTTTATCTTTATTTTTTAATTCAATTATACCCACACGATATTCATCATTATATTTTAATTTTTCCTTTATATAATCGATATTTTCATAATCTTTCTCAGTTATTATTTTTAGCAATACACTATTATTTACAACTTCTTTATCTTTATTTCTATTTTCTTTTTCTTTTAATTTACTCTTTATACTTATTATACTCTTCTCTAATTCTTCTATATCTATAGGCTTTAGTATGTAATTTTGTGCCCCCATACTAATAGCTTTTTTAGCATATTCAAATTCTTGAAACGCACTAAGTACTATAAAATTAGTTTGATAATTTGAATTTATTAAATTTTCTATAAGCTCAAGACCAGTCATCTTAGGCATCATTATATCAGTTATAACTAAATCTATATCCATAGATAAAATTTCTTTTAAACCATCTTCTCCGTTATTAGCAAAACCTACTATTTCAAATCCATAGTCTTGCCAATCTACTATATACTTAAGCCCTTCTAATATAAATGGTTCATCATCTAATAAATATACTTTATACATTATCAACCTCATCTCCTAAAACTGGTATTTTTATACTTACAGTAGTTCCCTCATTTATCCTACTATTTATATAAATACCGTATTGTTCTCCAAAATTTAGTTTCAATCTATTATTTATATTCATAAGTCCAATTGAATTTGGCTTTTGGATATTCTTTTCTAGCCCATCTTTTATTTTCCTTATAGCTTCTTCACTCATTCCATTACCATTGTCTTTTATACTAATTTCTATTTCTTCATCTATTTCCTTTATAGTAACTTTTATATAATTATCACAAAAACCTTTTCTTAATCCATGATTTATAGCATTTTCTAATATTGGTTGGATTGTAAACTTAGGCACTGGATAATCTAAATATTTATCATCAACGTGAATTGAATAATCTAGCATCCCCTTATATCTTGTAGCGCATAAACTCAAATACATCTTGCTATGCTTTATTTCATCTCTTATGCTAACTAGACTTCCATTATTATAAGTAGAATATCTAAACATACTAGCTAAATTATATATCATTTGTGCTACTTCTTTATTTTTACTAGATAATGCACTCATTCTTATAACCTCTAAAGTATTATATAAGAAGTGTGGTTTAATTTGCGATTGAAGTGCATTTATTTCAGCTTGTTTTTGTTTAACCTCTGCCACATAATTTTTATTTATATTATATTGTAGACTTTCACTCATCTCGTCAATACTTATAGCTATCATATCTAATTCATCAACTTCTTGTTTTATATTAAACCTTGTATCTAGTTTCCCTTGCTTTAACTTTTCGATATTTTTCATCATATTCCTTAACTTACTAGAATACTGATTTATTGCAAAATATGTTACTATTAGAATCATAACTATAAAAGTTAAAGATATATAAGTTATTCTAGATTTAATTTTATAAACACCTAGTTCTTTTTGGGTTATCATAGTTCCATATTTATAATTAGTTTGTGCATCTTTTTTAGTCATAACTATAGGGAATTTCTGCTCATTGTTTTTATCTAAGTTATTTTTAATATAATCTATTTCTAAGTCTGATGTATTTTTGTTAGAACTAAATATTATCTTATCATTTTCATCAAATATTATTAAATTTCCTTTAAAGTTTGACTTTTCAACTATATTGTTCAAACTATTTAAATCAAAATATATATCTATATAAGCTATTATATACATAGAGTCTATACTTTTTATTGGTTTAGTTATCTTTCTAACATACTTGGATTTACTTTCTTCATTTTTTAAGTCATACCATTTGTTATGATTTAAAACAATCTCACTTATATATTGTTGATCTTTATTATTTATACATACTGCTAATGCACCAGCTCTATCTGCTAATATTGTATTTATTAAATATGTTAAATCTATTTGTTTCATATTCGATGATGAAAATTTATCTAGTTTGTAACTTAAATATTCTTCATATGTATTTTCAACAAGTACTTTAACTTCTTCTATTACTTTAGGTTGTGTATTTATGCCATTAGCAATAGAGTTTGTTATACTATCTTGCTCTTCAAATCTTTTTTCTATATTAAAAATAACTTCTGAATAAATATCTAATTCATTTTGTAGTTCATTATCGATATGATAGTTTATAAATATATTGGTTAATAAAAATATAGATATAATTGTTATTAAAGAATATATAAGTAACATCTTATTAAAAATTTTATTCCTTATATATTTTTTGTATAAAGCAATCAATCTCTAACACCCTTAATAATTACATACTTCTTTGAATCTGCTTAAATTTCTTATTTGATACATGCATTATTAAATATCCAGGTATAACCATAAAGAAAAATAATACTAATCCTAGATTACCTTTTACTATATAAGATAAAATATATAAACCGATTAATATTAATAAAGTTTGAAATGGGCTTGATAATGCTATTATAAATGAATTTTTTATATAATCTTTGTTACTTTGCTCAAAGTGTACATACAATGGAAAGAAGAACATAAAAGATATACTTACAAAGAAAAGTACTGTCATAACTATAATATATAATACTGTAGAATACAGAGCTTCCATTTTATATAAAATAGTTAAATCAAAAGCTAAAAATGCAAATAATGCAAAAAATACAAATCCACACTTGTTAGAATTTATAAATTCTTTTTTATAAACATCTTTAAATGTTTTAAATATAGGTATATCAAAATTACCCTGAACCCATTTTCTAAGTATGTAAAATGTTGCTACTGTAGAAGGCATTATTCCTAATACTACTCCACCTGCTACCATAAATATTACCCATAGAAAATTTAAAATCATAAACCTCCAAATCCACTCACAAAAATTTAATAAAACATCTCCAAATTTCATTTTATTCCCCCTACATATTATATTTACAAAAAAAGGTTATCTATCAGATAACCTTTTTTTCTATCTTATTGATATAGTTGATATTTCTGATTTTCTTAAATTAACTTTGCCATCTATGACACTTTTAATTTCTTCTTCTAATATATTTGATATATATATTTCTTTACCGAAGTCACATTTACTTATTTCTAAACTTGTATCTTTATCTGATACATTATAAACTCTAAATATTGTATTAAAATCATTCCCCATTTTAAGTGTTGACCATATTATACCATATCCATCGAAATTCATCAAACCGTTTTCATGGTTTATTTCTCCGTTTTTTATATCAACTTGTTTAGTAATAACTGGAATTTGATACATATGAGCTTCTTTTACAGAATCATAGATATTCTTACCATGAGGTATTATTTTTAACTCTGCTTCATGGTATCCTATACATTGTGCATCTGGTGTTCCAAATACTCCCCAGTCTCCTAATTCTCTAACACATCTTAAAAGTGTTACTGCTATAGTGTTTCTTCCATCATTTAATAATTCATATTCATTTAATCCCTTGTTAGCTACTGTAAGTCCATAATCTTTATTATGAATATTTACAAAAGCTTGTTGATGTTGGCAGTTATTTGGATTTTCCCAAGCTTCATCAACTATATTATTTCTTTTTGCTAATTCAAATATAGAGTCTGCATAATGTACGTCACTTTCTATGTCTGTAGCAAATAACATTCTCATTCTATTGTCTTTAGCTACGTTATTAAATGATGACTTTACTTTTAATCCTTTATCATTTTTTTCTAAAGTTAAAGTAGTTTTTATTTCTAGTTCTACAGTTTCATCTACTCTTTGAGATTTTCTATGTTTAAATTCTAGTACTTCTTCTATCTCTTCTAGTAATAACTTATTTGAACTCTTTGGTATATTTAATTTATGAGTTATTTCTATTACACCTTTATATGGTAAATCTTCTTTTATTTTTATATCTGCTTTTATATCTTTAGTAGTTATAGGTATTTCTCCTACTGGCTTCATATATATATATTCATTACCTATATCTCCAGTATTTTCGTATATACATAAATCCTTAAATACTTTATTAGTATTTTTATCTAATAGTTCTACTGAACCATTTTCTTTTACCTCTACTCTTAGATTTTCATTTTCTAATATATTTTTGTCAACTACTATAGTTTTATTTTCTATAGTACTATCATTATCTTCAACTAATGCATATGTATCCCATCCAAATGATTTTATATTCTTAGTTAAAAGCTCAACTTTAACATATCTTGCATAATATGGCTGTCTGAACTTATCATCTGGTAAGTCATACCCAAATCTTATTCCCATATCAACTATGTCAGCATCTATTTTATTTCCATTTATATCTACTACTTTAAATTTAGGAAGTTCTATCTTTTTCATTTCTTTTGCTATAAGAGTTGGATGACCTTCTTTAAAATATTTTCTACATAGATCCATTTCAATTTCTGTTACAGATGCTCTATCATATCCACTTGTATTTACAATTATAAAAGGATATGTGTTATCTCCTAATTTAGAAAATACTTCTGTATTTATGTTATCTTTTATAAATTCTAAACTTTCATTTATTATAAACTTTGCTACATCCTTAGCTTTATCAAATCTAGCTACCATTTCTCTATGAACTTCATCTACACTACATCCACATATACTGTCGTGAGGATGATTTTTCATTAATGATTTCCATCCATATTCAAATAAGTGATGTGGGTATTTATATCCATAGTGGCTAGCCATAGTAGCTATTGGCTCTGCTACTTTTTCAAATAAAGTTTGGCATAAATTATTCCATTGCTTTAAGTAAACCCTAGCTGATGCAGTATTTACTAAAGTATACCATCCATCTGTTTGTTGGCTTCTTAATTCCCCTTTTATAATTTGTAAGTCTTTTGGCATATTTTCTTTTAAATCTTTTATATAATCTTCAAAATTAGAATGTACAAATTCTATATCATTGTATAAATTATTTGCAAGGTTTATAGCTTGTGATAAATCAGTTTGTATTGGTTGATGGTCACATCCATTCATAAATAATAAATGATTACAAGATGCAAATTTTGAGGCATCTTCTATTCTTTTTCCCCAATATTCTTTAGCTTCTTTTTCATCTACTGGTACTTCCATACCATTACAGTACCAATTTGCAAATAATATACCTAGTACCTTCGAACCATCTGGACTTTCCCAATACATTTCTGAATATGGTGATTCAAACTTATCATCAGCACTTACTTCATTGTTAAACCCTGTTGGTTTTACCCCTCTACCAAACGCCGCTGCATCTATTCCTGCTTGCTTTAATATTTGAGGTGCTTGCCCCATGTTCCCAAAAGAATCTGGGAAATATCCTACCTTACAAGGCTCTACTCCATATTTTTTAGAGTCTTTATGACCATATTGTAAGTTTCTAATATTAGCTTCACTACTTGTTAAAAACTCATCTTGAAGTACATACCAAGGTCCTATATTTAACCTTCCTTCTTTTATAACTTTCTCTAATAGCTCTTTTTTATCTGGTCTAACTTCTAAATAATCTTCAAGAAGTACTGTTTGACCATCTAGATGATAATATTTAAAGTTAGGATCTTTCTCAAATGTATCTAATAATGTATCCATTGTTTTTATTAACATCATGTGATGTGTTTCATATGGTAAATACCATTCTCTGTCCCAATGTGTATGAGATATTATATGTGCTGTTTTTTTCATAAAAATTCCCCTACTCCTCTATTATTAATAAAGGTAACTAAGTTTTATTAGTTACCTTTAAAGTTATAAGCTTAAAATTTGAATTTCTTAAAGTTCTACTTATTTCATCTTAACCATTAATGTCTTTATTTCATATGGATTTAAAGTTACATTTATTTCACTCTCATTTCTTAACTCTTCCATAGGTTTTTCCATTAAGTTTGTTTCCATCCATCCTTCTATAGTGTAATCGCTATTTATCTTAATTTCAGCTCTACTTCCTGCATATTCATGGAAACGAAGTACAACCATATCTTCATCTTCTGCTTTTTTAATTGCATCAACTAATACATAAGCATCATTGAAGTTAAACATTTTAGTAGGTATATTTTCTAGTAATTCACCATTTATGGCTCTTAATGGTTGATTTAAGCTATATGCCGCTTTTACAGTATCTGCTTCTATAAAATCACCTTTATGTGGAAGTAATGAGTATGTAAAATTTTGCTCTCCTTGATCTTGTACTGGGTCTGGATGTGTAGCTGATTTTAATAATGTAAGTCTTATTACATTATCTTTTATAT
The sequence above is a segment of the Tissierellales bacterium genome. Coding sequences within it:
- a CDS encoding histidine kinase; translated protein: MIALYKKYIRNKIFNKMLLIYSLITIISIFLLTNIFINYHIDNELQNELDIYSEVIFNIEKRFEEQDSITNSIANGINTQPKVIEEVKVLVENTYEEYLSYKLDKFSSSNMKQIDLTYLINTILADRAGALAVCINNKDQQYISEIVLNHNKWYDLKNEESKSKYVRKITKPIKSIDSMYIIAYIDIYFDLNSLNNIVEKSNFKGNLIIFDENDKIIFSSNKNTSDLEIDYIKNNLDKNNEQKFPIVMTKKDAQTNYKYGTMITQKELGVYKIKSRITYISLTFIVMILIVTYFAINQYSSKLRNMMKNIEKLKQGKLDTRFNIKQEVDELDMIAISIDEMSESLQYNINKNYVAEVKQKQAEINALQSQIKPHFLYNTLEVIRMSALSSKNKEVAQMIYNLASMFRYSTYNNGSLVSIRDEIKHSKMYLSLCATRYKGMLDYSIHVDDKYLDYPVPKFTIQPILENAINHGLRKGFCDNYIKVTIKEIDEEIEISIKDNGNGMSEEAIRKIKDGLEKNIQKPNSIGLMNINNRLKLNFGEQYGIYINSRINEGTTVSIKIPVLGDEVDNV
- a CDS encoding response regulator, whose product is MYKVYLLDDEPFILEGLKYIVDWQDYGFEIVGFANNGEDGLKEILSMDIDLVITDIMMPKMTGLELIENLINSNYQTNFIVLSAFQEFEYAKKAISMGAQNYILKPIDIEELEKSIISIKSKLKEKENRNKDKEVVNNSVLLKIITEKDYENIDYIKEKLKYNDEYRVGIIELKNKDKDIHKVLKAIPDMKKYLYCIENKSKAVFIIDGKFNDEYIEELTNIKNQIIDLINDIVYISLGQVIKDLEYINTSYESAKDISEYKIIYPNISWIKEYKEKNNKNIDIDVDFEDLKSLLINKDFANASLYIESKFNKLKEDDLNPKKIKAKALEVFLNVYNYINESKLMKNLSIYLENAINKNTIDEIQLELINMIKFMQTKLENTQESISPVIIKLLDHIEKNYQKDLNLKEISDSLNINSIYLGQLFQKEIGILFSDYINNFRINKAKDLLVNTSLKASEIGELVGYSNKNYFYRKFKSIVGITPSEWRKLNL
- a CDS encoding alpha-mannosidase, with the protein product MKKTAHIISHTHWDREWYLPYETHHMMLIKTMDTLLDTFEKDPNFKYYHLDGQTVLLEDYLEVRPDKKELLEKVIKEGRLNIGPWYVLQDEFLTSSEANIRNLQYGHKDSKKYGVEPCKVGYFPDSFGNMGQAPQILKQAGIDAAAFGRGVKPTGFNNEVSADDKFESPYSEMYWESPDGSKVLGILFANWYCNGMEVPVDEKEAKEYWGKRIEDASKFASCNHLLFMNGCDHQPIQTDLSQAINLANNLYNDIEFVHSNFEDYIKDLKENMPKDLQIIKGELRSQQTDGWYTLVNTASARVYLKQWNNLCQTLFEKVAEPIATMASHYGYKYPHHLFEYGWKSLMKNHPHDSICGCSVDEVHREMVARFDKAKDVAKFIINESLEFIKDNINTEVFSKLGDNTYPFIIVNTSGYDRASVTEIEMDLCRKYFKEGHPTLIAKEMKKIELPKFKVVDINGNKIDADIVDMGIRFGYDLPDDKFRQPYYARYVKVELLTKNIKSFGWDTYALVEDNDSTIENKTIVVDKNILENENLRVEVKENGSVELLDKNTNKVFKDLCIYENTGDIGNEYIYMKPVGEIPITTKDIKADIKIKEDLPYKGVIEITHKLNIPKSSNKLLLEEIEEVLEFKHRKSQRVDETVELEIKTTLTLEKNDKGLKVKSSFNNVAKDNRMRMLFATDIESDVHYADSIFELAKRNNIVDEAWENPNNCQHQQAFVNIHNKDYGLTVANKGLNEYELLNDGRNTIAVTLLRCVRELGDWGVFGTPDAQCIGYHEAELKIIPHGKNIYDSVKEAHMYQIPVITKQVDIKNGEINHENGLMNFDGYGIIWSTLKMGNDFNTIFRVYNVSDKDTSLEISKCDFGKEIYISNILEEEIKSVIDGKVNLRKSEISTISIR
- a CDS encoding DUF624 domain-containing protein, which codes for MKFGDVLLNFCEWIWRFMILNFLWVIFMVAGGVVLGIMPSTVATFYILRKWVQGNFDIPIFKTFKDVYKKEFINSNKCGFVFFALFAFLAFDLTILYKMEALYSTVLYIIVMTVLFFVSISFMFFFPLYVHFEQSNKDYIKNSFIIALSSPFQTLLILIGLYILSYIVKGNLGLVLFFFMVIPGYLIMHVSNKKFKQIQRSM